In one Vulgatibacter incomptus genomic region, the following are encoded:
- a CDS encoding ABC transporter ATP-binding protein, with protein sequence MPILELEEVCRTYRLDGLEVRALGPISLSVNEEELLAVMGPSGSGKSTLMNVMGCLDRPTSGHYRIAGEATASKSRAELAEIRNRHLGFVFQSFQLLARTSALENVELPLIYRGGISSKDRVARAKAALERVGLGSRLHHHPSQLSGGQQQRVAIARALVGDPRLILADEPTGNLDSRTTVEIMALFQELRSQGITVVLVTHEPEVAAYASRVIVVRDGHLQSDVRQVPVPAIPEAPEASA encoded by the coding sequence ATGCCGATCCTCGAGCTCGAAGAGGTTTGCCGGACCTATCGCCTCGACGGCCTCGAGGTGCGCGCGCTCGGCCCGATCTCCCTCTCGGTGAACGAGGAGGAGCTCCTCGCGGTGATGGGCCCCTCCGGCTCCGGCAAGTCGACCCTGATGAACGTGATGGGCTGCCTCGATCGACCCACCAGCGGCCACTACCGCATCGCCGGCGAGGCGACCGCCTCCAAGTCGCGGGCGGAGCTCGCGGAGATCCGCAACCGCCACCTCGGCTTCGTCTTCCAGAGCTTCCAGCTCCTGGCGCGCACCAGCGCCCTCGAGAACGTCGAGCTCCCGCTCATCTACCGCGGCGGGATCTCGTCCAAGGATCGGGTCGCACGGGCGAAGGCCGCGCTGGAGCGCGTGGGACTCGGCAGCCGGCTCCACCACCACCCCAGCCAGCTCTCCGGCGGCCAGCAGCAGCGTGTCGCCATCGCCCGCGCCCTCGTCGGCGATCCGCGCCTGATCCTCGCCGACGAGCCCACCGGCAACCTCGACTCCCGCACGACCGTCGAGATCATGGCCCTCTTCCAGGAGCTCCGCTCCCAGGGGATCACCGTGGTCCTCGTCACCCACGAGCCCGAAGTCGCCGCCTACGCCAGTCGCGTCATCGTCGTCCGCGACGGACACCTCCAGTCCGACGTGCGGCAGGTTCCCGTACCGGCGATCCCCGAAGCACCCGAGGCCTCCGCATGA
- a CDS encoding ABC transporter permease, producing the protein MSVFETIRLALRALLRNKLRSLLTMLGIMIGVASVIAMTSIGEGARRQVEQVFASMGTNLLVILPGPSMMGGARSGFGSASTLTWADLDAIRVSVPSVRAVAPQLRTMGQLVSDEQNWSTQVTGTNADYFEIRSWGIERGRNFDHADLDGAARVVILGRTSADKLFGPGIDPVGRAVRIQNVPFEIIGLLESKGQSGGGQDNDDAAFVPVSTYQTRIAGGLQAYVNGAILVGTSSPEATVRAQRQIGELLRERHRIPHGKEDDFSIRNLTEAASAMQDTTKTMTMLLASIAAVSLVVGGIGIMNIMLVSVTERTREIGIRMAVGATPGDILAQFLVESVVLSVAGGLIGLTIGALASTRIAAVFGWPSVIGLDVATIAIAFSAAVGVGFGLYPARKASRLDPIEALRFE; encoded by the coding sequence ATGAGCGTCTTCGAGACCATCCGCCTCGCGCTTCGCGCCCTGCTGCGAAACAAGCTGCGCTCTCTGCTCACCATGCTCGGGATCATGATCGGCGTCGCCTCCGTGATCGCCATGACCTCCATCGGCGAGGGGGCGAGGCGGCAGGTCGAGCAGGTCTTCGCCTCCATGGGCACCAACCTCCTGGTGATCCTCCCCGGCCCCTCCATGATGGGCGGCGCGCGCTCCGGCTTCGGCAGCGCCTCCACCCTCACCTGGGCCGACCTCGACGCGATCCGGGTGAGCGTGCCGTCCGTTCGCGCCGTCGCGCCCCAGCTCCGCACGATGGGGCAGCTCGTCAGCGACGAGCAGAACTGGAGCACCCAGGTCACGGGCACCAACGCCGACTACTTCGAGATCCGCTCGTGGGGCATCGAGCGCGGCCGGAACTTCGACCACGCCGACCTGGACGGTGCCGCGCGCGTGGTGATCCTCGGCCGCACCTCCGCCGACAAGCTCTTCGGCCCGGGGATCGATCCGGTGGGCCGCGCCGTGCGCATCCAGAACGTGCCCTTCGAAATCATCGGCCTCCTCGAGTCCAAGGGCCAGTCCGGCGGCGGCCAGGACAACGACGACGCGGCGTTCGTCCCCGTGTCGACCTACCAGACCCGGATCGCCGGAGGCCTCCAGGCCTACGTCAACGGCGCCATCCTCGTCGGCACCTCGTCTCCCGAGGCGACCGTGCGCGCCCAGCGGCAGATCGGCGAGCTCTTGCGGGAGCGCCACCGCATCCCCCACGGCAAGGAGGACGACTTCTCGATCCGCAACCTCACCGAGGCCGCCAGCGCCATGCAGGACACGACGAAGACGATGACCATGCTCCTCGCGAGCATCGCCGCGGTCTCCCTCGTCGTGGGCGGCATCGGGATCATGAACATCATGCTCGTCAGCGTCACCGAGCGGACCCGCGAGATCGGCATCCGCATGGCCGTGGGCGCCACGCCCGGCGACATCCTCGCGCAGTTCCTCGTCGAGTCCGTGGTGCTCTCCGTGGCAGGCGGCCTCATCGGACTCACGATTGGCGCCCTCGCATCCACGCGGATCGCCGCCGTCTTCGGCTGGCCCAGCGTCATCGGCCTCGACGTGGCCACGATCGCCATCGCCTTCTCCGCCGCCGTCGGCGTCGGCTTCGGTCTCTACCCCGCCAGAAAGGCGTCCCGCCTCGACCCCATCGAGGCCTTGAGGTTCGAGTGA
- a CDS encoding efflux RND transporter periplasmic adaptor subunit: MKRSRFWIIGAVVAAGGGAVFLAGQMRGGPATSYESLAVDRGPIVSRISASGAVSARTTVLVGSQVSGRLSEMFVDFNSEVKKGQLLARIDPRLFEAGVEQSRANLMAARAQLARARAQSDLATRDLERKRVLAERRLIATVDLDTSGSQADVAAAEVQAASGSVAQASANLRQAEINLAMTDIVSPIDGVVISRDVDVGQTVAASLQAPTLFTLAADLRQMQVDTDVAESDVARIESGKTAEFTVDAYPGRTFQGTIREIRNAPKTTQNVVTYNAVIDVDNPDLALKPGMTASVSFVLASRDNVLRLPNAALRYRPSSGPPGPKGPAVKKGPLRTASGWCGSKASRAPTRSE; encoded by the coding sequence GTGAAGAGATCCCGGTTCTGGATCATTGGGGCGGTCGTGGCGGCGGGCGGTGGTGCGGTGTTCCTCGCCGGACAGATGCGCGGCGGGCCCGCCACCAGCTACGAGTCGCTCGCGGTCGATCGAGGCCCGATCGTCTCGCGGATCAGCGCGAGCGGCGCCGTCTCCGCCCGGACGACCGTTCTCGTGGGGAGCCAGGTCTCGGGCCGCCTCTCCGAGATGTTCGTCGACTTCAACAGCGAGGTGAAGAAGGGCCAGCTCCTCGCCCGGATCGATCCGCGCCTCTTCGAGGCCGGGGTCGAGCAGTCCCGGGCGAACCTGATGGCAGCCAGGGCCCAGCTCGCCAGGGCGAGGGCCCAGTCCGATCTGGCGACCCGCGATCTGGAGCGGAAGCGCGTCCTCGCCGAGCGGCGCCTGATCGCCACGGTGGACCTCGACACCTCCGGCTCGCAGGCCGACGTCGCTGCGGCGGAGGTCCAGGCCGCAAGCGGCTCCGTGGCCCAGGCCTCCGCGAACCTCCGCCAGGCCGAGATCAACCTCGCCATGACGGACATCGTCTCCCCCATCGACGGCGTGGTGATTTCCCGCGACGTGGACGTGGGCCAGACCGTGGCCGCCTCGCTCCAGGCCCCCACCCTCTTCACCCTCGCCGCGGATCTACGGCAGATGCAGGTCGACACCGACGTGGCCGAGAGCGACGTCGCCCGGATTGAGTCGGGAAAGACCGCCGAGTTCACGGTGGACGCCTACCCCGGCCGTACATTCCAGGGAACGATCCGCGAGATCCGCAACGCACCCAAGACCACTCAGAACGTCGTCACCTACAACGCCGTGATCGACGTCGACAACCCGGACCTCGCCCTCAAGCCGGGCATGACGGCCAGCGTCTCCTTCGTGCTCGCGTCGAGGGACAACGTCCTGCGCCTGCCCAACGCCGCGCTCCGCTACCGGCCGTCGTCCGGCCCCCCGGGCCCGAAGGGGCCCGCCGTGAAGAAGGGCCCCCTGCGGACGGCGAGCGGATGGTGTGGATCGAAGGCGTCGAGGGCGCCCACCCGGTCCGAGTGA